A stretch of DNA from Terriglobales bacterium:
GTATAGGCGCCGGGATGAGGCATCCATCGTGAGATAGTCCCAGCCGGTGTCACCTCCGAGCTTGTACTCGTGAATAAGGTGATAGCCCGTAGCGGGTGGGTTCTGTGCGCAAAGGCATACACAAACGGCAGTCACAAACAGAGCGTATATAGCCAACTTTTTCATGATCTCCTCATTCGTCGAAGCTCGAAATGAACATTAAAACTATACGGCAGACGTGAGCTTCCGCGGGTGGAGAGCCGCCAATGAAATGATTCAGACGAGACGTGATCGGAGTAGATCTGACTCCGCAGAATTAAATTTGGGATCTCGCTAGAGATACCGCAGCCACCACTCCGTTCTTCGTGCTTTCAAGGCAGCAAACCTGCGGCAGGGGAAGTAAAGCAACGCAATTGCAATCGCCCACACGAGATACAGCAGCCAGAGATCCCACGTGTAACCCACAGGAGGTCGCGGATTCGCCATGGGGTGATTCGTGAAGAGCCACGGATTCACATAACCAAACCGCAGCTTGGACACGATGAGCGCGAGCGCATGGATCAGAGGGATATGTAACACGTAATAGAAGAACGGTACGCGCCCAAAGACGTTTACCACCCGCGCGATCGCACCGGACGCTGACTCAATCAGCGGAATACTGACAATCGCCGGCCCAAGCGTCATCAGGAGGAAGCAGAGCGATGCTGGATATTTCGTAGTATTCAGAAACGCGAGCACTGCAGGCATGCGCGATCCGGGATGCCAGGCGGAGGGATCGCCGTAGAGATTGAATCCGCGCAGTACGAGGAAAAGACCGATGGCCGAGAAGCCAATTGTCAGGCACAGTTTTCGCCTGCGCGTTGGCTCGAATGTCAGAATCTTGCCGAACGCATAGCCAGCGGCAATCACTCCGATCCACGGAATAATTGAGTACAGCACGAACAGTTGCAGGCTGCCCAAGTGCACCGGTCCAGCGTAGAAGCCGACGTACAGAATTTTCCAAAGTCCCGACGCGGAGTGCTCGTTCAAATGCTCAGCCCAGGAGAAAAGACGCGAGTCAGCGAGGTTATGCGCGGCAATCACGACGAGCCCAAATGCTGCCAGCGCCTTCAGCGGCAGCTTCACTAGGCCCGCCATAAGCACCATGCAAATTCCGATCACCCAAATCACTCCTGCCATTTCGTAGTGCCGGAAATCGAGGTTAAAGGTCCAAGCGAGGCGTAAGACTGTGAATTCCAAAACAATCAACCACAGGCCTCGAGTGAGCAGAAAGCCCGAGAGGTTTGTGTGTCTGCGGCCGTAAAGGAATGCGCTCGTACCCGCGAGAAAGATAAATGCAGGCGCGCAGAAGTGTGTCACCCATCGCGTGAAGAAGACGCCCGGTGTTGGTCCGCCCGCGGGCACGCCGGAAAACACACGCACATGATCGATGGCCATAAGGATCATCACCATGCCGCGGAGTAAATCGACCGAAGCAATCCGC
This window harbors:
- a CDS encoding heparan-alpha-glucosaminide N-acetyltransferase domain-containing protein, which produces MSTTAYAAQTTVIDRPAQTRIASVDLLRGMVMILMAIDHVRVFSGVPAGGPTPGVFFTRWVTHFCAPAFIFLAGTSAFLYGRRHTNLSGFLLTRGLWLIVLEFTVLRLAWTFNLDFRHYEMAGVIWVIGICMVLMAGLVKLPLKALAAFGLVVIAAHNLADSRLFSWAEHLNEHSASGLWKILYVGFYAGPVHLGSLQLFVLYSIIPWIGVIAAGYAFGKILTFEPTRRRKLCLTIGFSAIGLFLVLRGFNLYGDPSAWHPGSRMPAVLAFLNTTKYPASLCFLLMTLGPAIVSIPLIESASGAIARVVNVFGRVPFFYYVLHIPLIHALALIVSKLRFGYVNPWLFTNHPMANPRPPVGYTWDLWLLYLVWAIAIALLYFPCRRFAALKARRTEWWLRYL